In Lodderomyces elongisporus chromosome 2, complete sequence, the following proteins share a genomic window:
- the GLX3_2 gene encoding glutathione-independent methylglyoxalase (MEROPS:MER0031431), whose protein sequence is MVKVLIALTSYNESFYEDGSKTGVFISEALEPFLEFFEKGYDITFASETGKFGYDDHSLTDHFLKGKLLEVYNDKNSAFNKAIAQIKKASDLLDTDFDVFFAAGGHGTIFDFPKATDLKKIAAKTWENGKVVSALCHGPAIFENLNLSNGEPLIKGRKITGFTDIGEEQLGLGDLIKKSNLSTVAQVAEREGAEYVAPNGPWDNFTVTDGNLVTGVNPQSAIDTAKKIAAVVESAST, encoded by the coding sequence ATGGTCAAGGTATTAATTGCTCTCACATCATACAACGAGTCATTCTATGAGGATGGTTCCAAAACCGGTGTCTTCATCTCCGAAGCATTGGAACCTTTCTTGGAATTCTTTGAAAAAGGCTACGACATTACATTTGCCTCAGAGACCGGTAAATTTGGCTATGACGACCACAGTTTGACCGACCATTTCTTGAAAGGCAAATTGCTCGAGGTTTATAATGACAAAAACTCAGCATTCAACAAGGCAATTGCACAAATCAAGAAGGCATCTGATTTGCTTGACACCGATTTCGATGTGTTTTTTGCTGCTGGTGGTCACGGTACCATCTTTGATTTTCCAAAAGCCAccgatttgaaaaagattgcTGCAAAGACTTGGGAAAACGGCAAAGTTGTAAGTGCCCTTTGCCACGGACCTGCCATCTTTGAAAACTTGAACCTCTCCAATGGCGAGCCATTGATCAAGGGTAGGAAGATTACCGGATTCACCGATATTGGAGAAGAACAATTGGGTCTTGGAGACCTTATCAAGAAGAGCAATTTGTCCACTGTTGCACAAGTTGCTGAAAGGGAGGGCGCTGAGTATGTCGCACCAAATGGACCATGGGACAACTTCACCGTTACTGATGGTAACTTGGTCACTGGTGTCAATCCACAATCTGCTATCGATACTGCTAAAAAGATTGCAGCTGTTGTCGAATCTGCAAGCACCTAA
- the GLX3_1 gene encoding glutathione-independent methylglyoxalase (MEROPS:MER0031431), translating to MVKALIAITSYNEPFYDDGAKTGLFVSEALEPFLEFAQKGYDITFASETGTFGYDEHSLSKDFLQGKAREVYEDKDSAYNKTIAQIKKASDLVDTKFDVFFAAGGHGAIFDFPKATDLHKIAAKTWENGNVVSAVCHGPAIFENLNLSNGEPLIKGRKITGFTDIGEEQLGVQDIIKKDNLLTVPQVAKKEGAEYVEPKGPWDNFTVSDGKLITGVNPQSAVETARKIFVAVESVNN from the coding sequence ATGGTCAAAGCATTAATCGCAATTACATCTTACAACGAGCCATTCTACGATGATGGTGCCAAAACCGGCCTCTTTGTTAGTGAGGCTTTAGAGCCATTCTTGGAGTTTGCTCAAAAGGGGTATGATATCACATTTGCCTCAGAGACTGGTACATTTGGTTATGATGAACACAGCTTGTCCAAAGACTTTTTACAAGGAAAGGCAAGAGAAGTGTATGAGGATAAGGACTCTGCATATAACAAGACAATTGCACAAATCAAAAAGGCATCAGATTTAGTGGATACAAAGTTTGACGTTTTCTTTGCCGCTGGCGGTCACGGTGCAATCTTTGACTTTCCAAAAGCCACTGACTTGCACAAGATTGCTGCAAAGACTTGGGAAAACGGCAATGTCGTTAGTGCTGTTTGCCACGGACCTGCCATCTTTGAAAACTTGAACCTCTCCAATGGCGAGCCATTGATCAAGGGTAGGAAGATTACCGGATTCACCGATATCGGAGAAGAGCAGTTGGGCGTACAAGATATCATCAAAAAGGACAATTTGTTGACAGTACCCCAGGTTGCCAAGAAAGAAGGTGCTGAGTATGTTGAGCCAAAGGGTCCCTGGGATAACTTCACAGTAAGTGATGGCAAGTTGATTACAGGTGTTAATCCCCAATCAGCTGTGGAAACTGCCAGAAAGAtttttgttgcagttgAATCGGTCAACAATTGA
- a CDS encoding uncharacterized protein (MEROPS:MER0031431) gives MVKVIIAISSYNEIFYEDGQRAGALVSEILEPFVEFYEKGYDVTIASETGTFGYDEHSFAEYPLHGKFQEAYDDQNSPYNKAIRQLKKASDLLNTDFDVFFAAGGHGAIYDLVHATNLHKIALKTFENNKVIGAVCHGPAIFANLNLSNGQPLIKGKQITGFPDAGEEELGLEEIIKKDKVLTIAEIAKKEGANFIEPKDTWSNFTVVDGNLFTGANPASAVELAKKISAAIDSI, from the coding sequence ATGGTTAAGGTAATAATTGCAATTTCATCATACAACGAGATATTCTACGAAGATGGACAGAGAGCTGGAGCTTTGGTTTCAGAGATTTTAGAACCCTTTGTTGAATTTTACGAAAAAGGTTACGATGTCACCATTGCTTCCGAGACAGGTACATTTGGCTACGATGAACATAGTTTTGCTGAATATCCGTTGCACGGTAAATTTCAAGAAGCTTACGATGACCAAAACTCACCCTACAACAAAGCCATTAGACAACTCAAAAAAGCCAGTGACTTGTTGAACACAGACTTTGATGTGTTTTTTGCTGCTGGTGGTCATGGTGCCATTTACGATTTGGTTCATGCGACAAACTTGCACAAGATTGCTTTAAAGACTTTTGAGAATAACAAGGTGATTGGTGCAGTTTGTCATGGCCCTGCTATATTTGCAAATTTGAATCTTTCCAACGGACAACCATTGATCAAGGGTAAGCAAATTACCGGTTTTCCCGATGCTGGCGAGGAGGAATTAGGGTTGGAAGAGATTATTAAAAAGGACAAGGTCTTGACGATCGCGGAAATTGCCAAAAAGGAAGGTGCAAACTTTATTGAACCAAAGGATACATGGAGCAACTTTACAGTTGTTGATGGCAATTTGTTTACCGGAGCCAACCCAGCATCTGCCGTTGAACTCGCTAAGAAGATTTCTGCTGCAATCGACTCTATTTAG